The Bartonella birtlesii IBS 325 genome has a window encoding:
- the gcvT gene encoding glycine cleavage system aminomethyltransferase GcvT: MGTSQEFETSSLKMLPLHELHEKAGAKFGAFAGWQMPLTYPLGVLKEHLHTRAHAGLFDISHMKLIAIEGAQAAEYLSYALPVDAALLKIGQSRYNYLLNEQAGILDDLIITRLAENRFMLVANAGNAQADLAELERRVVGFDCQVIALERVLLALQGPQAAAVMADAGVPGNELLFMQGFEPQQDWFITRSGYTGEDGFEIALPIGQAHALAEKLLRDSRVEWVGLAARDSLRLEAGLCLHGNDITPDTTPIDAALTWAVPKNVREKAQFYGAKAFLEALQKGPSRCRVGLKPQTRQPIRAGAILFDDEGKQIGVVTSGGFGPSFDGPVAMGYVPVDWKVEGTEVFTELRGKKMALSVHSLPFVEQRYFKG; encoded by the coding sequence ATGGGTACATCACAAGAATTTGAAACATCTTCTTTAAAAATGCTTCCTTTACACGAATTGCATGAAAAGGCTGGAGCGAAGTTTGGTGCTTTTGCTGGTTGGCAAATGCCGTTGACCTATCCTCTTGGAGTCTTGAAGGAGCATCTTCATACGCGTGCACATGCAGGACTTTTTGATATTTCTCATATGAAATTGATTGCCATTGAGGGTGCACAAGCAGCAGAATATTTATCGTACGCTCTCCCTGTTGATGCAGCATTGTTAAAGATTGGTCAATCACGGTATAATTATTTGCTTAATGAGCAGGCTGGTATCCTTGATGACCTTATCATTACTCGATTGGCAGAAAACCGTTTTATGCTGGTCGCCAATGCTGGAAATGCACAAGCGGATCTTGCGGAGCTTGAGAGGCGTGTTGTTGGTTTTGATTGCCAAGTCATTGCTCTTGAGAGGGTATTGCTTGCTCTCCAAGGTCCACAAGCGGCAGCTGTTATGGCTGATGCTGGGGTGCCTGGTAATGAACTGTTGTTTATGCAAGGATTTGAGCCACAACAAGATTGGTTTATAACGCGTTCTGGTTATACGGGAGAAGATGGTTTTGAAATTGCTCTTCCCATAGGGCAAGCTCATGCATTGGCTGAAAAATTATTGAGAGATTCTCGTGTTGAATGGGTTGGTCTTGCGGCGCGTGATAGTCTTCGGCTAGAAGCAGGATTGTGTTTACATGGGAATGATATTACGCCCGATACGACACCTATTGATGCTGCATTGACATGGGCTGTTCCCAAAAATGTACGAGAAAAAGCGCAATTTTATGGAGCAAAGGCTTTTCTTGAAGCTCTTCAGAAAGGGCCTTCTCGTTGTCGTGTTGGATTAAAACCGCAAACGCGTCAGCCTATTCGTGCGGGTGCGATACTTTTCGATGATGAGGGAAAGCAAATTGGCGTGGTGACGTCAGGTGGTTTTGGTCCTTCTTTTGATGGTCCTGTTGCGATGGGATATGTTCCTGTTGATTGGAAAGTAGAAGGAACGGAAGTCTTTACGGAGTTGCGTGGCAAAAAGATGGCACTGTCTGTCCATTCACTTCCTTTTGTCGAACAACGTTATTTTAAAGGATAA
- a CDS encoding LON peptidase substrate-binding domain-containing protein: protein MKAGNIHYNCENDLPKQIALFPLEGALLLPGGFLSLNIFEPEALEMVENVMVSNRLLGIIQPLSSAPDCCSTQLYKTGCIGRITNYSETGNGQLFIILQGVCRFTLEQELVHTKPYRTALIRSNIKDLQEHDIAADINRENLLNIVEQYLTINEMEYNWNSIIQAPTPLLVNAFSALIPFTPAEKQALLEAPDIGSRAQTLLALTEYSLMKQTGAEYH from the coding sequence ATGAAAGCCGGCAATATCCATTACAATTGTGAAAATGATCTCCCAAAACAAATTGCTCTTTTTCCACTAGAGGGAGCACTCTTACTGCCTGGTGGTTTTCTATCACTCAATATTTTCGAACCAGAAGCGCTTGAAATGGTTGAAAATGTTATGGTATCTAATCGTTTACTGGGAATCATTCAACCGCTTTCATCGGCACCAGATTGCTGCTCCACACAGCTTTACAAAACAGGCTGTATAGGACGCATTACCAATTATAGTGAAACAGGCAATGGGCAGCTTTTCATTATCCTACAAGGCGTTTGTCGCTTTACTCTAGAACAGGAGTTGGTGCACACAAAACCTTATCGAACTGCTCTCATCCGATCAAATATAAAAGACTTACAAGAGCACGATATTGCAGCAGACATTAATCGAGAAAACCTCCTCAATATTGTTGAGCAATATCTCACGATAAATGAAATGGAATATAATTGGAACAGTATCATACAAGCACCCACCCCGCTATTGGTGAATGCTTTTTCAGCCCTTATTCCCTTTACACCAGCAGAAAAACAAGCTTTACTGGAAGCTCCAGATATCGGTAGTCGCGCCCAAACTCTTCTTGCTTTAACGGAATACTCACTTATGAAACAAACAGGAGCGGAGTACCATTGA
- a CDS encoding Trm112 family protein, producing the protein MKKMTTDPKMLELLICPITGGTLSLNRKTQELISLKAKLAYPIRDGVPIMLASEARSLKNNEKNST; encoded by the coding sequence ATGAAAAAAATGACCACCGACCCCAAAATGCTTGAATTGCTCATTTGTCCAATCACAGGGGGCACACTTTCTTTAAACCGAAAAACACAAGAATTAATTTCACTCAAAGCAAAACTTGCTTATCCTATTCGTGACGGTGTTCCTATTATGCTTGCTTCTGAAGCACGTTCTTTGAAAAATAATGAAAAAAATAGCACATAA
- a CDS encoding MFS transporter: MNLFLKKSPFSLFCSLFISKVGDYAYEVVFILLVLELTDNYFFTGLVYFFRFIPFLFFGPIGGWLADNFSLKKNMILSEFVRLSTSLFIFITYITGSTHIIFLIFAAICTTIGRSIFQPSFQAAIPRMFSINDLTKANSIAQIINETASVIGPLVCSVLLSLANKSTVLIFDFFTYFISIILLFNLMNLNSNENKLFNFIKIYRETAFYLKYISTENNNLFIMLVGSSFAILFTGAILRFLIPAFVLSIGGEESFVSYIFSLIAVGTIVGGLLYSKIILNVTSLKLMIFWLLYGVIMFVMPLAAIFYLKLLLVLAFVLGFIGAFVDISLVSALQLYSRREDFGKSFGTFSTLANSAEAVSGFIAGFFALVGLMSSFLTMSALIISTGIIGVIKIKKNKAITPLNTTVDDDRRR; the protein is encoded by the coding sequence ATGAATTTATTTTTGAAAAAGAGTCCCTTCTCTCTTTTTTGTTCTCTCTTTATTTCTAAAGTTGGTGATTATGCTTATGAAGTTGTTTTTATTTTACTTGTCTTAGAATTAACAGATAACTACTTTTTTACAGGTCTTGTGTATTTTTTTCGATTTATTCCTTTTCTCTTTTTTGGTCCTATAGGAGGTTGGTTAGCTGATAATTTTTCTTTGAAGAAAAATATGATTTTAAGTGAATTTGTTAGATTATCAACCTCATTATTCATTTTTATAACATATATAACAGGTAGCACACATATTATTTTTCTTATTTTTGCAGCAATATGTACAACGATAGGAAGAAGTATTTTTCAACCAAGTTTTCAAGCTGCTATTCCGAGAATGTTTTCAATAAATGATCTTACAAAGGCAAATAGCATTGCACAAATTATAAATGAGACTGCATCGGTAATTGGCCCTTTAGTTTGTTCGGTACTGCTTTCTTTGGCAAATAAATCGACAGTACTCATTTTTGATTTTTTTACCTATTTTATATCTATTATATTGTTATTTAACCTCATGAATTTAAATTCAAATGAGAATAAATTGTTTAATTTTATAAAAATTTATCGAGAAACAGCCTTCTATCTTAAATATATTTCTACAGAAAATAATAATTTATTTATTATGCTCGTTGGCTCATCATTTGCTATTCTCTTTACTGGGGCAATTTTAAGATTTTTAATTCCAGCTTTTGTTCTTTCTATAGGGGGAGAGGAAAGCTTTGTTAGTTATATTTTTTCTCTCATTGCTGTTGGAACTATTGTAGGTGGTTTGTTATATAGTAAAATTATATTAAATGTTACATCGTTGAAGCTCATGATATTTTGGCTTTTGTATGGGGTTATTATGTTTGTTATGCCTTTAGCCGCAATATTTTATTTAAAACTCCTTCTAGTGTTAGCATTTGTTTTAGGATTTATTGGTGCATTTGTGGATATTAGTTTAGTCTCAGCTCTTCAATTATATTCTCGTCGTGAAGATTTTGGTAAAAGTTTTGGAACTTTTTCAACTTTAGCGAACTCTGCTGAAGCAGTATCTGGCTTTATTGCTGGATTTTTTGCACTTGTGGGATTAATGAGCTCTTTTTTAACTATGTCTGCATTAATTATTTCTACTGGAATTATTGGAGTTATAAAAATTAAGAAAAATAAAGCTATAACACCGCTTAACACTACAGTAGATGACGATCGCCGTAGATAA
- a CDS encoding aspartate-semialdehyde dehydrogenase, with protein sequence MSFKVAVVGATGNVGREMLTILEERGFPAHEIIPLASRRSLGQEVSYGDKTLKVKALDTYDFSDTDLCLMSAGGNISKEYAPKIAAAGCVVIDNSSTWRYNANVPLIVPEVNAHAIDGFSKRNIIANPNCSTIQLVLALKPLHDAAIIKRVVVSTYQSVSGAGKEGMDELFEQSRAVFVADPITTKKFTKRIAFNVIPHIDVFMEDGYTKEEWKMTAETKKILDPKIKLTATAVRVPVFIGHAEAVNVEFEKPLSAYEAQAILRDAPGCQVIDKHEDGGYTTPYECTGEDDTFISRIREDITVENGLAFWVVADNLRKGAALNAVQIAELLIARNLIKPKAAN encoded by the coding sequence ATGAGTTTTAAAGTTGCAGTTGTTGGCGCAACGGGAAATGTTGGTCGTGAAATGCTCACAATTTTAGAAGAGCGTGGTTTCCCTGCCCATGAAATTATTCCTCTCGCATCACGGCGTTCATTAGGGCAAGAAGTTTCTTATGGTGACAAAACTTTAAAAGTAAAAGCGCTTGATACATACGATTTTTCCGATACCGATCTATGTCTTATGTCTGCGGGAGGAAATATTTCCAAAGAATATGCTCCCAAAATCGCTGCTGCTGGCTGTGTGGTAATAGACAATTCATCCACTTGGCGCTACAATGCAAATGTCCCGTTGATTGTTCCCGAAGTCAATGCACACGCTATTGATGGTTTTTCCAAGCGTAATATTATAGCAAATCCTAATTGTTCAACAATTCAACTTGTCTTAGCTTTAAAACCTCTTCATGATGCAGCAATCATTAAACGCGTTGTTGTATCCACTTATCAATCGGTTTCTGGAGCTGGTAAAGAAGGAATGGATGAACTCTTTGAACAATCGCGAGCAGTTTTTGTTGCAGATCCAATCACAACAAAAAAATTTACCAAACGTATTGCCTTTAACGTCATTCCCCATATCGATGTGTTCATGGAAGATGGCTATACCAAAGAAGAATGGAAAATGACGGCTGAAACAAAGAAAATTCTTGATCCTAAGATCAAACTAACAGCCACTGCTGTTCGAGTACCTGTCTTTATCGGTCATGCTGAAGCTGTAAATGTTGAATTTGAAAAACCACTAAGCGCCTATGAAGCACAAGCCATTCTGCGTGATGCACCTGGCTGCCAAGTTATCGATAAACATGAAGACGGTGGTTATACCACTCCCTATGAATGTACTGGTGAAGATGATACCTTTATTAGCCGTATTCGTGAAGATATCACCGTTGAAAATGGCTTAGCTTTCTGGGTTGTTGCTGACAATTTAAGAAAAGGAGCGGCATTGAATGCCGTGCAAATTGCTGAACTCCTTATTGCACGTAATTTGATAAAACCTAAGGCAGCAAATTAA
- a CDS encoding SH3 domain-containing protein: MLKKNFLSTTMILLAVGGLGLGMTVSHAVAGTVARVASGKAVLRTGPAKAYKVIATIPMGGKVQIHGCLSNKAWCSLRYNGKDGWVLAHYVNVNNVPTISFAHMRVKPHSMIKTQKGKVKQATPRFKSMKVPQKTRKNVQKLYRTDMIIDSTGVKKRDERTIFNPSPKAQGVSVKHVNAYNPFFPEDVNFKNFERNETRYRIVTYPAP; this comes from the coding sequence ATGTTAAAAAAGAATTTCTTATCAACCACAATGATTTTGTTAGCTGTGGGTGGATTGGGGCTTGGAATGACTGTTTCTCATGCGGTAGCTGGAACAGTTGCGCGCGTCGCATCGGGTAAGGCGGTTTTACGTACAGGACCAGCGAAAGCTTACAAGGTTATTGCTACCATTCCAATGGGAGGAAAAGTGCAAATTCATGGTTGTCTCTCCAATAAAGCTTGGTGTTCTCTACGTTATAATGGCAAGGATGGTTGGGTTTTGGCACATTATGTAAATGTTAACAATGTTCCTACGATTTCTTTTGCACATATGCGTGTAAAGCCGCACTCTATGATAAAAACACAAAAAGGAAAAGTGAAACAGGCTACTCCTCGTTTCAAATCTATGAAAGTACCTCAAAAAACACGAAAAAACGTGCAAAAATTATACAGAACAGATATGATTATTGATTCAACGGGGGTCAAAAAAAGAGATGAACGAACAATTTTTAATCCATCACCAAAAGCACAAGGCGTCTCTGTAAAGCATGTAAATGCTTATAATCCATTTTTCCCTGAAGATGTCAATTTCAAAAACTTTGAGCGCAATGAAACGCGTTACCGTATTGTAACTTATCCTGCTCCATAA
- a CDS encoding MetQ/NlpA family ABC transporter substrate-binding protein, which yields MTLKKLSRNATIGFLLPLFALFLSVPFSMATDKSKIKLGVMEGHEATIWKVAGEQAKKAGLEIELVYFSDYTLPNDAVNAGEIDANAFQHSPYLKNQIEQRGYKLSTVGYTFIAPIGIYSHKIKDLKELRDGAHVGIPNDPSNGGRALLLLNSLNLIKLKDPHDILASPLDIIENPKNLQIRELDAGMLGRAVDDFDIAIVNTNWALVSGLDLQKDAIAWEKAENNPYNNIIVVRTSDKDEPWVKKLVAAYNNETVRAKIKEIFGPAAQTSW from the coding sequence ATGACATTAAAGAAATTATCTCGGAATGCCACCATCGGATTCCTCCTTCCTCTCTTTGCACTTTTCTTGTCTGTTCCCTTTTCCATGGCAACAGACAAATCAAAAATCAAACTCGGTGTTATGGAAGGGCATGAAGCAACTATTTGGAAAGTTGCTGGCGAACAAGCTAAAAAAGCGGGTTTAGAGATTGAACTTGTTTATTTTTCTGATTACACTTTGCCTAACGATGCGGTTAATGCAGGAGAGATTGATGCGAATGCTTTTCAACACTCCCCTTATCTTAAAAATCAAATTGAACAGCGTGGCTACAAACTTTCAACTGTGGGGTACACATTTATTGCTCCCATTGGTATTTATTCACACAAAATCAAAGATTTAAAAGAACTGCGTGATGGCGCACATGTTGGTATTCCTAACGACCCATCAAATGGTGGAAGAGCCTTACTTCTTCTCAATTCTTTAAATCTCATTAAGTTAAAAGATCCTCACGATATTCTGGCTTCTCCGCTTGATATTATTGAAAACCCTAAAAACTTGCAAATTCGTGAATTAGATGCCGGTATGTTAGGACGAGCGGTTGATGATTTTGATATTGCAATTGTAAACACAAATTGGGCTTTGGTTTCTGGATTAGACCTACAAAAAGACGCGATAGCATGGGAAAAAGCAGAAAATAATCCTTATAATAATATCATTGTTGTGCGCACCAGCGATAAAGATGAGCCATGGGTCAAAAAATTAGTTGCTGCTTACAATAACGAGACTGTCCGTGCGAAAATCAAAGAAATTTTCGGGCCAGCCGCGCAAACATCTTGGTAA
- a CDS encoding methionine ABC transporter ATP-binding protein: protein MEKPALISLKNVSRYFNKTAGIPAVDNLSLNIHAGEILGIIGRSGAGKSTLIRCLNGLERIDAGSIFFEGVDVSNLSETQWAPYRQRIGMIFQHFNLLSSQNILNNIALPLKLSGINKKQRYKRALELIELVGLCGKEHCYPAELSGGQKQRVGIARSLAANPKILLSDEATSALDPETTQSILELLADINNRLNLTIVLITHEMEVVRTIAHRVVVLNQGRIMEQGRVKDIFTSPQEETTIAMLKLVTPQLPEKFAKNLKPIGQEAVIEINIAGEIAQQPFLNLLEDEIGLRARILHGGIDTVQGETIGRLFLGLPTKDKEALEKAVQWLTEKGQYCEVLGYV from the coding sequence ATGGAAAAACCCGCTCTGATCTCCTTAAAAAACGTCAGCCGTTATTTTAACAAGACGGCTGGCATTCCGGCTGTTGACAATTTATCTCTCAATATCCACGCAGGTGAAATTCTTGGTATTATTGGTCGTAGTGGAGCAGGAAAATCAACACTTATTCGCTGCTTAAATGGACTAGAGAGAATTGACGCAGGGTCTATTTTTTTTGAAGGCGTAGATGTTTCAAATCTGTCAGAAACACAATGGGCGCCTTACCGCCAACGTATTGGAATGATTTTTCAACATTTCAATCTTTTATCATCACAAAATATTCTTAATAACATCGCATTACCACTTAAATTAAGTGGTATAAACAAAAAACAGCGCTACAAACGTGCCCTTGAACTCATCGAATTGGTCGGCTTATGTGGTAAAGAGCACTGTTATCCGGCAGAATTGTCAGGAGGGCAAAAACAACGCGTTGGCATTGCACGCTCTTTAGCTGCTAATCCTAAAATATTGTTATCAGATGAAGCAACCTCTGCTCTGGACCCTGAAACAACACAATCTATTCTGGAACTTCTTGCTGATATTAACAATCGTCTAAATCTCACTATTGTACTCATTACCCACGAAATGGAAGTTGTACGCACTATTGCGCATCGCGTTGTTGTCCTCAATCAAGGACGCATTATGGAACAAGGACGTGTGAAAGACATTTTCACCTCTCCGCAAGAGGAAACAACCATTGCCATGCTCAAACTTGTTACTCCACAACTTCCTGAAAAATTTGCAAAAAATCTTAAACCAATAGGCCAAGAAGCTGTTATTGAAATCAATATTGCAGGTGAAATTGCCCAACAACCTTTTCTCAATCTTTTGGAAGATGAAATCGGTTTAAGAGCACGTATTCTGCATGGTGGTATTGATACAGTCCAAGGAGAAACCATCGGGCGACTATTCTTAGGTCTCCCAACAAAAGATAAAGAAGCTTTAGAAAAAGCTGTTCAGTGGTTGACAGAAAAAGGACAATATTGCGAGGTTTTAGGTTATGTTTAA
- a CDS encoding methionine ABC transporter permease has translation MFNVLSRELPNAVFDTILMTISASLMALIIGLPLGLLLYITARGRIFASCLINRPLSILIDSIRAIPFIILAFYLLPVTRMVVGRGVGMPSVIFVLTISAIPFYARMAELSFKTVENGLIEAVRSMGASRLQIIRHVLIPEALPSLITGFTVMIISLIGATSLAGYLGGGGLGDMAIRYGYQRYNTSIMTSVIILLIILNVITQWSSDKIVQRLDKKRH, from the coding sequence ATGTTTAATGTTCTCTCTCGTGAACTCCCCAACGCTGTTTTTGATACAATCTTGATGACGATAAGCGCTTCTTTGATGGCGCTTATTATAGGACTTCCCCTTGGCCTTCTCCTTTACATAACCGCACGTGGAAGGATTTTTGCCTCCTGTCTTATCAATCGCCCTTTGAGTATCCTCATTGATAGTATTCGCGCCATTCCCTTTATTATTCTTGCATTTTATCTTCTTCCTGTCACCCGTATGGTTGTAGGAAGAGGTGTGGGAATGCCTTCTGTGATCTTTGTGCTCACAATCTCAGCTATTCCTTTTTATGCACGAATGGCAGAACTCTCTTTTAAAACCGTTGAAAACGGTCTAATTGAAGCTGTTCGTTCTATGGGAGCAAGCCGTCTTCAAATTATTAGGCATGTTCTTATTCCTGAAGCGCTCCCTAGCCTGATCACAGGTTTTACAGTCATGATTATTTCTCTTATAGGAGCCACTTCGCTTGCCGGATATCTCGGCGGAGGCGGTTTAGGCGACATGGCAATTCGCTATGGCTATCAACGCTATAATACCTCAATCATGACAAGTGTCATCATCCTTTTGATTATTCTTAATGTTATTACCCAGTGGTCTTCTGATAAAATTGTGCAGAGATTGGATAAGAAAAGACATTAA
- a CDS encoding MaoC family dehydratase: MQQKIAVQDVVNFIGKEVGVSEWRLVTQDMINQFAQATDDHQWIHVDEKKARNTPFGGTIAHGFLTLSLLSTLAYEALPELEGATMGINYGFDKVRFMSPVKTGTQVRARFVLNDAEIRPSGRVVFHYGVTVEIEQLKKPALIAQWLIVAVVGENPANS, from the coding sequence ATGCAGCAAAAAATAGCAGTACAAGATGTCGTCAATTTTATTGGGAAAGAAGTCGGGGTATCGGAGTGGCGTCTTGTTACGCAGGATATGATTAATCAATTTGCACAAGCGACAGATGATCATCAATGGATCCACGTGGATGAAAAAAAGGCTAGAAATACACCTTTTGGTGGTACTATTGCACATGGTTTTTTAACCTTATCACTTTTGTCTACGTTAGCTTATGAGGCTCTTCCAGAGTTGGAGGGGGCAACAATGGGGATTAATTATGGTTTTGATAAAGTGCGTTTTATGAGCCCTGTGAAAACAGGTACACAGGTACGTGCTCGTTTTGTTTTAAATGATGCCGAGATTCGACCTTCTGGTCGGGTTGTTTTTCATTATGGCGTCACGGTGGAAATTGAACAGTTAAAAAAACCAGCTCTCATTGCTCAGTGGCTTATTGTGGCAGTGGTTGGAGAGAATCCCGCGAACTCTTAA
- a CDS encoding creatininase family protein, whose amino-acid sequence MLSDMPFLSLLPLGAHEYHGDHLPFETDWIIAESFAKALTLQTKEQFPIALLPVEKIGYSVEHMDIKGTKTLSFSDAIERWISIGENCYHKGIKRFLLLNAHGGNSPLMSIVITELRRRFSMLAVATSWSRFGLPQGFMEPSQQHLDIHGGFIETSLMLYLAPEKVHMEKAKNFHNKQADMIANYRYLRAYGPHAFGWKMQDLNTQGAAGNASEATPQAGEAIFAHILCGLRDLLEDINRFEINVLQ is encoded by the coding sequence ATGCTATCTGATATGCCTTTTCTTTCTCTCTTACCCCTGGGCGCACACGAATATCACGGGGATCACCTTCCTTTTGAAACAGACTGGATTATTGCTGAATCTTTTGCAAAAGCACTCACTTTACAAACAAAAGAACAATTTCCTATCGCACTTTTACCGGTTGAAAAAATTGGCTATTCTGTAGAACATATGGATATTAAGGGCACAAAAACCCTCAGCTTTTCTGATGCTATTGAGCGATGGATAAGTATTGGTGAGAACTGCTACCACAAAGGCATAAAACGTTTTCTTCTTCTCAATGCTCATGGAGGAAATTCACCTTTAATGAGCATTGTTATCACTGAACTACGAAGACGTTTTTCAATGCTTGCAGTAGCAACAAGTTGGAGTCGTTTTGGTCTCCCGCAAGGTTTTATGGAGCCCTCTCAACAGCATCTTGATATCCATGGAGGATTTATAGAAACCTCCCTCATGCTCTATTTAGCACCAGAAAAAGTACATATGGAAAAGGCTAAAAATTTTCATAATAAGCAAGCTGATATGATTGCCAATTATCGCTATTTACGCGCTTATGGTCCTCATGCCTTTGGGTGGAAAATGCAGGATCTGAACACACAAGGAGCAGCAGGCAATGCAAGTGAAGCAACGCCACAAGCAGGTGAAGCGATTTTTGCGCATATTCTTTGCGGACTTCGTGATTTACTTGAGGATATCAACCGATTTGAAATAAATGTATTACAATAA
- a CDS encoding CobW family GTP-binding protein: MEKIHNTLSKIPVTVLTGYLGSGKTTLLNRILSENHGKRYAVIVNEFGEIGIDNDLIVESDEEIYEMNNGCVCCTVRGDLIRILESLMQRSHRFDAIILETTGLADPIPVAQTFFMDDTVHEKTALDSVIAVVDAKHFPLQLKKSREAEDQIAFSDIILLNKIDLVSAEERAHVQSLIFAINPRAILYATERANIPLNKLLDRGSFDLQRTLENDPHFLNHQHSDHVCGPDCSHHHVHHHTSTIHDITISSISLKTSALHPEKFFSWIQQVTQKQGPDILRLKGIIAFQGDDDRYVVQGIHMILEGQHQRPWREDEKRESRLVFIGRNLDPEKLKIGFENCA; encoded by the coding sequence ATGGAAAAGATACACAATACGCTCAGCAAAATCCCCGTTACGGTTCTCACAGGCTATCTTGGTTCAGGAAAAACTACTCTTCTCAATCGCATTCTCAGCGAAAACCATGGCAAACGTTATGCCGTCATTGTCAATGAATTTGGTGAAATTGGTATTGATAATGACCTTATTGTTGAATCAGACGAAGAAATTTACGAAATGAATAATGGCTGTGTTTGCTGTACCGTGCGTGGCGATCTTATTCGTATTTTGGAAAGTCTGATGCAACGCTCTCATCGATTTGATGCCATTATTTTAGAAACAACAGGACTTGCTGATCCCATTCCTGTTGCGCAAACTTTCTTTATGGATGATACTGTCCATGAAAAAACTGCTCTCGACAGTGTTATCGCAGTCGTTGATGCAAAACATTTTCCACTCCAGCTTAAAAAAAGCCGTGAAGCTGAAGATCAAATTGCCTTCTCTGACATTATTTTGTTAAATAAAATTGATCTTGTTAGTGCAGAAGAACGTGCACATGTGCAATCGCTTATTTTCGCAATTAATCCCCGAGCCATACTTTATGCAACGGAACGCGCCAATATCCCACTTAATAAACTCCTAGACCGTGGTTCATTTGACCTACAACGCACACTAGAAAACGATCCCCATTTCCTCAATCACCAGCATTCAGATCATGTGTGTGGTCCCGATTGCAGTCATCATCACGTACATCACCATACTTCCACCATTCATGATATTACGATAAGTTCCATAAGTTTAAAAACAAGTGCTCTTCATCCAGAAAAATTTTTCTCTTGGATCCAACAAGTAACTCAGAAACAAGGCCCTGATATTTTGCGTTTAAAGGGTATTATTGCCTTTCAAGGAGACGATGACCGTTATGTCGTTCAAGGCATACATATGATCCTTGAAGGACAACATCAACGTCCATGGCGTGAAGATGAAAAACGTGAAAGCCGACTTGTTTTCATTGGTCGCAATCTTGATCCCGAAAAGCTTAAAATTGGTTTTGAAAATTGTGCATAA